From a region of the Oncorhynchus keta strain PuntledgeMale-10-30-2019 chromosome 13, Oket_V2, whole genome shotgun sequence genome:
- the c13h11orf68 gene encoding UPF0696 protein C11orf68 homolog has product MEDVQVEEDVPKEGAEVENPEPLSAESYAAESMAADMDPWIIFDSRKTPAAEFDGWLETNRPSQVGRFGDEEGGKGPVGWIAVLGPDHCPTTGDITGLQASWERLLTSGRTITFQTVKELALNHGVLTGKWLMHLDSGFKVDHAWECVARAALEGKIFQTKVSPRDPKSDRKHVICSYNKDFTDENEVMRLDAVIRATGVKCSLSFKPDVYTYLGIYRNNRWNLCPTIYESKYDLECVPRRSHIVNKVTNLEVT; this is encoded by the coding sequence ATGGAGGATGTTCAGGTGGAGGAAGATGTCCCAAAGGAGGGGGCAGAGGTGGAGAACCCAGAGCCATTATCTGCAGAGAGCTATGCAGCAGAGTCCATGGCTGCAGACATGGACCCCTGGATCATATTTGACTCTCGCAAAACGCCTGCAGCTGAGTTTGACGGCTGGCTGGAGACCAACAGGCCATCACAGGTGGGGCGCTTTGGGGACGAGGAGGGGGGTAAGGGACCTGTGGGGTGGATTGCTGTGTTGGGCCCGGACCACTGCCCTACCACAGGGGACATCACTGGACTCCAGGCGAGCTGGGAGAGACTGCTGACCAGCGGAAGAACCATCACCTTCCAGACGGTGAAGGAACTGGCACTGAATCACGGGGTGCTCACCGGCAAGTGGCTGATGCACCTGGACTCAGGCTTCAAGGTGGACCATGCCTGGGAGTGTGTGGCCAGAGCAGCCCTGGAAGGGAAGATCTTCCAGACCAAGGTGAGCCCGCGCGACCCCAAGTCTGACCGTAAGCACGTCATCTGTTCCTATAACAAGGACTTCACAGACGAGAACGAGGTGATGAGGCTGGATGCAGTCATCCGGGCCACGGGGGTCAAGTGCTCGCTGTCCTTCAAGCCGGATGTTTACACTTACCTGGGTATTTATCGCAACAACCGCTGGAATCTCTGCCCCACAATCTACGAGAGCAAGTACGACCTGGAGTGTGTGCCCCGACGTTCCCACATCGTCAACAAAGTCACCAATCTGGAGGTCACCTAG
- the LOC118391902 gene encoding putative transcription factor p65 homolog isoform X2 → MDGNSFIEIIEQPKPRGMRFRYKCEGRSAGSIPGEKSNDTTKTHPAIKVHNYNGPLRVRVSLVTKNPPHKPHPHELVGKDCKHGYYEADLQERRVHSFQNLGIQCVKKKDVNEAVSCRLQTQNNPFNIPEAKVWEEEFDLNAVRLCFQASITLPTGELHPLEPVVSQPIYDNRAPNTAELKICRVNRNSGSCRGGDEIFLLCDKVQKEDIEVRFFQDSWEGKGTFSQADVHRQVAIVFRTPPFYDTNLTEPIKVKMQLRRPSDREVSEPMDFQFLPSDPDEYRLIEKRKRTEGMFQNLKLGSISVAMPAERPFNTARRTVATKPAASQPVNPVAPPRAASVKPQPYYDSPQPGQLFRTQPKAEPSSSSPAETWKFLNSLTLDSQHKATPVARFTNPQASAATSQAFPTVNLSDLHGFTFSTFASPQEPVSAAATPEPTSTFGVQDSQFRVDGPMVDEELPEFPSFSEVHQSGTLDNINIDDFQAMLVQSGLAGEGPGNSRVSVSQAPCHLPATNPVVNNSCGGSTWMNYPNSIVNLLQSEGMIDSSPGNSSQPAVLDDLDVFSSMDEDRLMSILNSGNQAGFVSGHQT, encoded by the exons ATGGATG ggaaTTCTTTCATAGAGATCATTGAGCAGCCCAAGCCGAGAGGCATGAGGTTCAGGTACAAGTGTGAGGGGCGCTCGGCGGGCAGCATCCCGGGAGAGAAGAGCAACGATACCACCAAGACACACCCCGCCATCAAG GTGCACAACTACAATGGTCCCCTGCGTGTCCGTGTCTCcttggtgaccaagaacccgccTCACAAGCCCCACCCGCACGAGCTGGTGGGGAAAGACTGCAAACATGGCTACTATGAGGCAGACCTGCAGGAGAGACGAGTACACAG TTTTCAGAACCTGGGCATTCAGTGTGTGAAGAAAAAGGATGTGAACGAAGCAGTTTCCTGTAGACTGCAGACCCAAAACAACCCCTTCAACA TTCCCGAGGCGAAGGTGTGGGAGGAGGAGTTTGACCTGAATGCAGTGAGGCTTTGTTTCCAGGCCTCGATCACTCTACCTACCGGTGAACTTCACCCTCTGGAGCCCGTGGTGTCTCAGCCCATCTACGACAATA gagCACCCAACACAGCAGAATTGAAGATCTGTCGAGTGAACAGAAACTCTGGGAGCTGCAGAGGAGGGGACGAGATCTTCTTACTCTGTGACAAAGTGCAAAAAG AGGACATCGAGGTACGGTTCTTCCAGGACTCGTGGGAGGGGAAGGGCACCTTCTCCCAGGCGGATGTCCACAGGCAAGTGGCCATCGTGTTCCGTACCCCGCCCTTCTACGACACCAACTTGACCGAGCCAATCAAAGTGAAGATGCAGCTTCGCAGACCCTCGGACCGCGAGGTCAGCGAGCCAATGGACTTCCAATTCCTGCCCTCCGACCCAG ATGAATATAGACTGATAGAGAAGCGAAAACGGACAGAGGGAATGTTCCAGAATCTGAAGCTGGGGTCCATATCAG TGGCCATGCCAGCAGAGAGGCCTTTCAACACTGCCAGAAGAACAGTTGCCACCAAGCCAGCAGCTAGCCAGCCTG TGAACCCAGTGGCGCCCCCTCGTGCCGCCTCTGTGAAGCCCCAGCCCTACTATGATAGCCCCCAGCCTGGCCAGCTGTTCCGAACCCAGCCCAAAGCAGagccctcctcctccagtccagcagagaCCTGGAAGTTCCTCAACAGCCTGACCTTGGACTCCCAACACAAAGCCACCCCCGTGGCCCGATTCACCAACCCCCAGGCATCTGCAGCCACCTCACAGGCCTTCCCCACCGTCAACCTGTCGGACCTCCACGGCTTCACCTTCTCCACCTTCGCTAGTCCCCAGGAGCCAGTGAGCGCAGCCGCTACCCCAGAGCCCACCTCTACCTTCGGGGTCCAGGATTCCCAGTTCAGGGTGGATGGCCCCATGGTGGATGAGGAGCTACCCGAGTTCCCCAGCTTCTCTGAGGTCCACCAGTCAGGGACACTAGATAACATAAACATCGACGACTTCCAGGCTATGCTGGTCCAGAGTGGTCTGGCTGGAGAGGGGCCAGGGAACAGTAGGGTGTCGGTCTCTCAGGCACCCTGCCACTTACCTGCCACCAACCCTGTGGTCAACAACAGCTGTGGCGGCAGCACCTGGATGAACTACCCCAACAGCATCgtgaacctgctccagagcgagGGCATGATCGACAGTTCTCCTGGCAACTCCAGCCAGCCGGCCGTCCTCGACGACCTGGACGTCTTCAGCTCCATGGACGAAGACCGTCTCATGTCCATCCTGAACAGTGGCAACCAGGCCGGTTTCGTGTCCGGACATCAGACTTAG
- the LOC118391902 gene encoding putative transcription factor p65 homolog isoform X1 gives MDGMYGWGQPPLNQGNSFIEIIEQPKPRGMRFRYKCEGRSAGSIPGEKSNDTTKTHPAIKVHNYNGPLRVRVSLVTKNPPHKPHPHELVGKDCKHGYYEADLQERRVHSFQNLGIQCVKKKDVNEAVSCRLQTQNNPFNIPEAKVWEEEFDLNAVRLCFQASITLPTGELHPLEPVVSQPIYDNRAPNTAELKICRVNRNSGSCRGGDEIFLLCDKVQKEDIEVRFFQDSWEGKGTFSQADVHRQVAIVFRTPPFYDTNLTEPIKVKMQLRRPSDREVSEPMDFQFLPSDPDEYRLIEKRKRTEGMFQNLKLGSISVAMPAERPFNTARRTVATKPAASQPVNPVAPPRAASVKPQPYYDSPQPGQLFRTQPKAEPSSSSPAETWKFLNSLTLDSQHKATPVARFTNPQASAATSQAFPTVNLSDLHGFTFSTFASPQEPVSAAATPEPTSTFGVQDSQFRVDGPMVDEELPEFPSFSEVHQSGTLDNINIDDFQAMLVQSGLAGEGPGNSRVSVSQAPCHLPATNPVVNNSCGGSTWMNYPNSIVNLLQSEGMIDSSPGNSSQPAVLDDLDVFSSMDEDRLMSILNSGNQAGFVSGHQT, from the exons ATGGATG GAATGTATGGATGGGGACAGCCCCCTTTGAACCAAG ggaaTTCTTTCATAGAGATCATTGAGCAGCCCAAGCCGAGAGGCATGAGGTTCAGGTACAAGTGTGAGGGGCGCTCGGCGGGCAGCATCCCGGGAGAGAAGAGCAACGATACCACCAAGACACACCCCGCCATCAAG GTGCACAACTACAATGGTCCCCTGCGTGTCCGTGTCTCcttggtgaccaagaacccgccTCACAAGCCCCACCCGCACGAGCTGGTGGGGAAAGACTGCAAACATGGCTACTATGAGGCAGACCTGCAGGAGAGACGAGTACACAG TTTTCAGAACCTGGGCATTCAGTGTGTGAAGAAAAAGGATGTGAACGAAGCAGTTTCCTGTAGACTGCAGACCCAAAACAACCCCTTCAACA TTCCCGAGGCGAAGGTGTGGGAGGAGGAGTTTGACCTGAATGCAGTGAGGCTTTGTTTCCAGGCCTCGATCACTCTACCTACCGGTGAACTTCACCCTCTGGAGCCCGTGGTGTCTCAGCCCATCTACGACAATA gagCACCCAACACAGCAGAATTGAAGATCTGTCGAGTGAACAGAAACTCTGGGAGCTGCAGAGGAGGGGACGAGATCTTCTTACTCTGTGACAAAGTGCAAAAAG AGGACATCGAGGTACGGTTCTTCCAGGACTCGTGGGAGGGGAAGGGCACCTTCTCCCAGGCGGATGTCCACAGGCAAGTGGCCATCGTGTTCCGTACCCCGCCCTTCTACGACACCAACTTGACCGAGCCAATCAAAGTGAAGATGCAGCTTCGCAGACCCTCGGACCGCGAGGTCAGCGAGCCAATGGACTTCCAATTCCTGCCCTCCGACCCAG ATGAATATAGACTGATAGAGAAGCGAAAACGGACAGAGGGAATGTTCCAGAATCTGAAGCTGGGGTCCATATCAG TGGCCATGCCAGCAGAGAGGCCTTTCAACACTGCCAGAAGAACAGTTGCCACCAAGCCAGCAGCTAGCCAGCCTG TGAACCCAGTGGCGCCCCCTCGTGCCGCCTCTGTGAAGCCCCAGCCCTACTATGATAGCCCCCAGCCTGGCCAGCTGTTCCGAACCCAGCCCAAAGCAGagccctcctcctccagtccagcagagaCCTGGAAGTTCCTCAACAGCCTGACCTTGGACTCCCAACACAAAGCCACCCCCGTGGCCCGATTCACCAACCCCCAGGCATCTGCAGCCACCTCACAGGCCTTCCCCACCGTCAACCTGTCGGACCTCCACGGCTTCACCTTCTCCACCTTCGCTAGTCCCCAGGAGCCAGTGAGCGCAGCCGCTACCCCAGAGCCCACCTCTACCTTCGGGGTCCAGGATTCCCAGTTCAGGGTGGATGGCCCCATGGTGGATGAGGAGCTACCCGAGTTCCCCAGCTTCTCTGAGGTCCACCAGTCAGGGACACTAGATAACATAAACATCGACGACTTCCAGGCTATGCTGGTCCAGAGTGGTCTGGCTGGAGAGGGGCCAGGGAACAGTAGGGTGTCGGTCTCTCAGGCACCCTGCCACTTACCTGCCACCAACCCTGTGGTCAACAACAGCTGTGGCGGCAGCACCTGGATGAACTACCCCAACAGCATCgtgaacctgctccagagcgagGGCATGATCGACAGTTCTCCTGGCAACTCCAGCCAGCCGGCCGTCCTCGACGACCTGGACGTCTTCAGCTCCATGGACGAAGACCGTCTCATGTCCATCCTGAACAGTGGCAACCAGGCCGGTTTCGTGTCCGGACATCAGACTTAG